In Chloroflexota bacterium, a genomic segment contains:
- a CDS encoding TIM barrel protein: MPNIPIALQMYTVRDVAEKDFTAALRQVAEIGYAGVELAGTFGLSAAELKAILEDLGLRVAGSHIGLSMLEQDLPGVIEYNRAIGNPFIILPSVPEDRRRTLDDWRRLAELFNRIGRDVQQAGMQFCYHNHAFEFEAFDGKFALDWLYELTDPDLVKAELDVYWVRYAGQDPTAYIRRYADRMALIHLKDMEPGDERFFAEVGEGVIEWAPIFEASEAAQVHWYVVEQDRCRRPSMESARISFENLRRMGKA, from the coding sequence ATGCCCAACATCCCCATCGCATTGCAGATGTACACCGTTCGTGACGTAGCAGAAAAGGATTTCACCGCCGCGCTGCGGCAGGTGGCGGAGATCGGGTACGCGGGCGTCGAGCTGGCGGGCACCTTCGGCCTGTCGGCCGCCGAGCTGAAAGCCATCTTGGAGGATCTGGGCTTGCGGGTGGCCGGGAGTCACATCGGCTTGAGCATGCTGGAGCAGGACCTGCCCGGCGTGATCGAGTACAACCGGGCCATCGGCAATCCGTTCATCATCCTGCCATCCGTGCCGGAAGATCGGCGGCGGACGCTGGACGACTGGCGTCGCCTGGCGGAGCTGTTCAACCGGATCGGCCGGGATGTGCAGCAGGCCGGGATGCAGTTCTGCTACCACAACCACGCCTTCGAGTTCGAGGCGTTTGACGGCAAGTTCGCCCTGGATTGGCTGTATGAGTTGACGGATCCGGACCTGGTCAAGGCGGAATTGGACGTCTACTGGGTCCGATATGCCGGACAGGACCCGACGGCTTACATTCGAAGGTATGCGGACCGGATGGCCCTGATCCATCTCAAGGACATGGAGCCTGGGGACGAGCGCTTCTTCGCCGAGGTGGGCGAGGGAGTCATCGAGTGGGCGCCCATCTTCGAGGCCTCCGAGGCGGCTCAGGTACATTGGTACGTGGTCGAACAGGATCGCTGTCGCCGCCCCTCCATGGAGAGCGCCCGGATCAGTTTTGAGAACCTGAGGAGGATGGGGAAAGCTTGA
- a CDS encoding nucleotidyltransferase domain-containing protein, whose amino-acid sequence MLTALELTPEEIEAYREATRRRWAHERQALVRRRRRAWEAARRAARLLKDRFGATRIVVFGSLVHEECFTPWSDVDVAAWGIRPEDTFRAIGAVLDIDDEIEVNLVDMGACPEWLRSVIEREGVDL is encoded by the coding sequence ATGCTCACAGCTTTAGAACTAACGCCAGAGGAGATAGAAGCATATCGAGAGGCGACTCGACGCCGTTGGGCGCATGAGCGCCAGGCTCTGGTTCGCCGACGGAGACGGGCCTGGGAGGCCGCTCGACGCGCCGCCCGTCTCTTGAAAGATCGGTTTGGAGCGACTCGAATTGTGGTGTTTGGCTCGCTGGTGCATGAAGAATGTTTCACCCCGTGGTCGGATGTGGACGTCGCGGCTTGGGGAATTCGTCCTGAGGATACGTTTCGGGCTATCGGCGCCGTTTTAGACATCGATGATGAGATCGAGGTAAATCTCGTGGATATGGGCGCTTGTCCGGAGTGGCTGCGGTCCGTGATCGAACGGGAGGGAGTGGATCTGTGA